Proteins from one Oscillatoria nigro-viridis PCC 7112 genomic window:
- a CDS encoding AAA family ATPase, with protein sequence METITDLPGYGITEQLYAGSRTLVYRGIRECDRTPVVIKLLRNEYPSFSELVQFRNQYTIAKNLRLPGVVEPLDLAPYKNAYALIMEDFGGVSLSTYLPGATDKNQPDKSLSLENFLNLARDLANILHSLYQNRVIHKDIKPANILINPHSKQIKLIDFSISSVLPRETQEIQNPNTLEGTLAYLSPEKTGRMNRGIDYRSDFYSLGVTFYELLTTQLPFESDDPMELVHCHLAKQPIPVHEINPEVPLILSQIVSKLMAKNAEDRYQSALGLKHDLEICLAQLQNTGNIETFALGTQDMTDHFLIPEKLYGRETEVETLLAAFERVSRGSTEMMLVSGYSGIGKSALVQEVYKPITKARGYFIAGKFDQFQRNIPYAAVVKAFQSLVKQLLTESENQLNTWKQKILAAVGANSQIIVDVIPEVELIIGPQPAVQELGATEAQNRFNLVFLKFIRVFCSVDYPLVIFLDDLQWADAATLKLLQVMIADEPTNYLFLIGAYRDNEVNPSHPLMMTLDELQNQGARIERITLAPLHLHQISNLISDTVRKDQKSALPLAELVVSKTQGNPFFVNQFLKTLYQENLLRFNFQERNWDWNISEIESVGITDNVIELMLGKLKRLPASTQQVLRLAACVGNSFDLNTLSIINEKSWATTFQELLPAIQEGLILTTSELGAAESEIINSDLVITTYKFLHDRVQQSGYALIDSQLQTAIHLQIGRLLLANISPERRAERIFEIADHLNSGRNLIVDEHEKIELAILNLTAARKAKDATAYAAARDYLKIGREILPGDIWQDSYELAFTFHKELAEAEYLNGNFEESEALIKVAFARAKSELEKAEIYNILIVQYTLLSKYEAAVQSGLKALHLLGIDLAEDNLSEAVNAEMAAATACLANQEIASLINAEKMKDPAQLMAMKLLGNMGPLTFFSSQELWKLTVIKAINLSLKYGFVAGGSYCYSCYGIILNSILGDYQSAYEFGRLALTLSENSNNLSQNCQDSVIFANYLNCWVRPLKTTAQINNEGYKVGLQSGNLQWTGYNRMFQTITYFFQGMNLNNLLEDIGKSLHFCEHTKNLWAIDIIIANKWAILNLMGEEDEVSEKQHLENFHERKSMAALCEFYVLKAQNLYLDEQYSEALEASERAAGLIDYLMGHISSAHHYFYRCLILTALYSEVSESERKDYWQQLEANQKLIKVWADNCSESFAHKFSLVAAEMARISGRDLEAMDLYDRASSEAREGDFIQNEALAAFLAAKFWLGKDKEEFAQIYLTKAHYGYQYWGAKRQVEYLEEKYPQLIARISGKTTTQTKVNRTTTATTSNNLGETLDLATVMKASFAISGEIVLSRLLERLMKIAIENAGAQKGFLILEKAGNWAIEAEGSVQEDEVSVLRSLPLNAEAASGGTPLLACAIANYVIRTQENVVLNNAAQEGQFTRDPYIAATQPKSILCTPLLHQGKLTGLLYLENNLIEGAFTTDRLELLKLLSSQIAISIENAQLYDRLGDYSRTLERKVIERTQELQQEIAVRMQTEVALGKSEEKFSKAFRSSPNPIAIARFADGRYIEVNDSFLSTFSCSREEVIGFTPIELNLWVNLEEFDRYRQQLQESGVLRNQEFDFRTAAGEVRKMLVSADIIDLGGEACILLVTNDITERQRVEEALKESEAKYRDLVETSQDMIWSIDVEGRYTFVNAAVQQIFGYSPEQMIGRKFSDFQLPEQLPKDNEIFQRMLNGESVFQYETIQLAKDSRPINLRFNSLVVRDCEGNILGITGTASDITESKKAEAALQQAKEVADAANQAKSEFLSKMSHELRTPLNAILGFTQVLARDSSLSDVQQGQLGIISRSGEHLLALINDVLEMSKIEAGRIILNPTSFDLYYLLYSLEEMLKIKADSKGLQLCWHINSNIPQYVKTDESKLRQVLINLLGNAIKFTAKGSVTLRVAAINAKQKSPTDNELRTIRFEVEDTGHGIDPTEVDSLFEAFVQTDAGRKSQEGTGLGLPISRQFVQLMGGDITVSSTLNRGTIFSFYIQISSPKMAEVQPRQSRRRVIGLQPNQPSYRILVVDDKWESRLLLVHLLEPLGLEVREAVNGQEAIRIWETWKPHLIWMDMQMPVIDGYEATRQIKAKIQDEATPIVALTASAFEEERALVLSSGCDDFVSKPFQEEVIFAKMAEHLGVEYIYEDLPNFTSSQLEGQDLSVKEGEKTEFLRTTLAAMPADWVRQLHHGAIDADADQILSLVGTIPEYNKSFAETIADWANNFRFDKITDLTERFIP encoded by the coding sequence ATGGAGACAATTACTGACCTGCCGGGGTATGGCATAACAGAACAACTCTATGCAGGATCTCGCACTCTAGTCTATCGAGGTATTCGGGAGTGCGATCGCACTCCCGTCGTCATCAAACTGCTGCGAAACGAATACCCCAGCTTCAGCGAACTGGTGCAGTTTCGCAACCAATATACCATCGCCAAAAATCTACGTCTACCTGGAGTGGTTGAACCCCTCGATTTAGCACCTTACAAAAACGCCTATGCTTTGATAATGGAGGACTTTGGAGGAGTCTCCCTGTCTACTTATCTCCCGGGAGCAACTGATAAAAACCAACCCGATAAATCTCTATCTTTAGAAAACTTTCTCAACCTAGCCAGAGACCTAGCAAATATTCTCCACTCTCTCTACCAAAACCGAGTTATTCATAAAGATATCAAACCCGCCAATATTCTTATTAACCCACATAGCAAACAAATTAAACTCATTGACTTCAGTATTTCTTCCGTGCTGCCGAGAGAAACCCAAGAAATCCAGAACCCCAACACCCTGGAAGGAACCTTAGCTTATCTTTCCCCAGAAAAGACAGGAAGAATGAATCGAGGCATTGACTATCGGAGTGACTTTTATTCCCTGGGTGTTACCTTCTATGAATTGTTGACAACACAGTTACCCTTCGAGTCAGACGACCCAATGGAGTTAGTGCATTGTCATCTAGCTAAACAGCCAATTCCGGTACATGAAATCAACCCAGAAGTCCCCCTAATTTTATCCCAAATTGTTAGTAAACTGATGGCAAAGAATGCGGAAGATCGCTATCAGAGTGCATTAGGACTGAAACACGATTTAGAAATTTGTCTGGCTCAATTACAAAACACGGGTAACATTGAGACTTTTGCATTGGGGACGCAGGATATGACAGACCATTTCCTCATCCCTGAAAAACTCTACGGCAGAGAAACAGAAGTAGAAACCTTATTAGCAGCCTTTGAGCGAGTCAGCAGGGGCAGCACCGAAATGATGCTAGTATCCGGTTACTCAGGCATTGGAAAATCCGCCTTAGTACAAGAAGTTTATAAACCAATTACTAAAGCCAGAGGTTATTTTATTGCCGGAAAATTCGACCAATTTCAACGAAATATCCCTTACGCGGCCGTTGTCAAAGCCTTTCAATCATTAGTCAAGCAACTCTTAACAGAAAGCGAAAATCAACTCAACACCTGGAAACAAAAAATATTAGCTGCGGTTGGCGCTAACAGTCAAATCATTGTAGATGTCATTCCGGAAGTAGAATTAATCATTGGCCCACAGCCGGCCGTACAAGAATTAGGCGCTACCGAAGCACAAAATCGCTTTAATTTAGTATTTCTAAAATTCATCCGCGTGTTTTGTTCAGTTGACTATCCCTTAGTCATCTTTCTCGACGATTTACAATGGGCTGATGCCGCTACATTGAAATTGCTACAAGTAATGATAGCAGACGAGCCAACGAACTATCTATTTCTAATTGGTGCTTATCGAGATAACGAAGTCAACCCATCTCATCCTTTAATGATGACTTTGGACGAGCTGCAAAATCAAGGTGCCAGAATCGAGCGAATTACTTTAGCTCCCCTACACCTTCACCAAATAAGTAACTTAATTAGTGATACCGTGCGTAAAGACCAAAAATCAGCCCTCCCCCTAGCCGAGTTAGTGGTCAGTAAAACTCAAGGCAATCCTTTTTTTGTCAATCAGTTTCTCAAAACTCTCTATCAAGAAAACCTGCTAAGATTCAATTTTCAAGAAAGAAACTGGGATTGGAATATTTCAGAAATTGAATCAGTAGGCATTACTGATAACGTCATTGAATTGATGCTAGGAAAATTGAAAAGACTGCCCGCATCAACTCAGCAAGTTTTGCGTTTGGCTGCTTGCGTGGGTAATAGTTTTGACTTAAACACTCTTTCAATTATTAATGAAAAATCCTGGGCGACCACGTTTCAAGAACTCTTGCCAGCCATCCAAGAGGGATTAATCTTAACTACTTCTGAGTTAGGCGCTGCCGAATCAGAAATAATTAACTCAGACTTGGTAATTACTACTTATAAATTTTTGCACGACCGCGTGCAGCAGTCAGGTTACGCTTTGATTGACTCCCAACTGCAAACAGCAATTCACCTACAAATTGGTCGTCTGTTACTGGCAAATATTTCTCCCGAGCGACGAGCCGAAAGAATTTTTGAAATTGCGGATCATTTGAATTCGGGTCGGAATTTAATCGTTGACGAACACGAGAAAATTGAACTAGCTATTTTAAATTTAACAGCCGCTCGCAAAGCCAAAGATGCAACGGCTTATGCTGCTGCCAGAGATTACTTAAAAATCGGTCGAGAAATTTTACCGGGCGATATTTGGCAAGACTCCTACGAACTAGCTTTTACCTTTCATAAGGAGCTGGCAGAGGCTGAATATTTAAACGGCAATTTTGAAGAATCAGAAGCTTTAATAAAAGTGGCATTTGCCCGGGCAAAATCCGAGCTAGAAAAAGCCGAAATATACAACATTTTGATCGTGCAGTACACTCTCTTGAGTAAATATGAAGCAGCAGTGCAATCTGGATTAAAAGCCCTGCACTTGCTGGGCATAGATTTGGCTGAAGATAATTTAAGCGAGGCGGTTAATGCGGAAATGGCGGCAGCTACAGCCTGCTTGGCAAACCAAGAAATTGCTTCATTAATTAATGCCGAAAAGATGAAAGATCCGGCTCAACTAATGGCAATGAAATTATTGGGAAACATGGGGCCGCTAACGTTCTTTTCCTCTCAAGAACTGTGGAAGTTGACTGTGATTAAAGCGATTAACCTTTCTCTCAAGTACGGTTTTGTAGCGGGAGGGTCTTACTGCTATTCGTGTTATGGAATTATCCTGAATTCAATTTTAGGGGATTACCAATCTGCTTATGAGTTTGGCAGACTCGCTCTGACTCTGAGCGAAAATTCAAATAATTTGTCTCAAAATTGCCAAGATAGTGTGATATTTGCCAATTACTTAAACTGCTGGGTGAGGCCTCTCAAAACTACGGCCCAAATTAATAACGAAGGTTATAAAGTTGGCTTGCAATCGGGCAATTTGCAATGGACTGGTTATAACCGGATGTTTCAAACTATTACCTATTTCTTCCAGGGCATGAATTTGAATAATCTCTTGGAAGATATTGGCAAGTCGCTCCATTTCTGCGAACACACTAAAAATTTATGGGCGATTGATATTATTATTGCTAATAAGTGGGCAATTTTGAATTTGATGGGAGAAGAGGATGAAGTTAGCGAAAAACAGCATTTAGAAAATTTTCATGAGCGTAAAAGTATGGCAGCGCTGTGCGAGTTTTATGTTTTAAAAGCGCAGAATCTTTATCTTGACGAACAGTACAGTGAGGCGCTAGAAGCATCTGAACGGGCGGCAGGGCTGATCGATTATTTGATGGGTCATATTTCTAGTGCTCATCATTATTTTTACCGCTGTCTGATTTTAACGGCTCTATATTCTGAGGTTTCTGAATCGGAGCGAAAAGATTACTGGCAGCAATTAGAAGCTAATCAGAAACTAATCAAAGTTTGGGCGGATAACTGTTCGGAAAGTTTTGCACATAAATTCTCGCTAGTGGCGGCAGAAATGGCGAGAATTTCAGGTCGAGATTTGGAGGCGATGGATTTGTACGATCGCGCTTCTTCTGAGGCTAGAGAGGGTGATTTTATTCAGAATGAAGCGCTGGCGGCGTTTCTTGCTGCTAAGTTTTGGTTGGGGAAAGATAAAGAAGAGTTTGCCCAAATTTACTTGACTAAAGCTCACTATGGCTACCAATATTGGGGTGCTAAACGTCAAGTTGAGTATTTAGAGGAAAAGTATCCTCAATTAATAGCGAGAATTTCTGGGAAGACAACTACTCAAACAAAAGTTAACCGCACCACGACGGCGACTACTAGCAACAATTTGGGAGAGACGCTAGACTTAGCTACGGTGATGAAAGCTTCTTTCGCGATTTCGGGTGAAATTGTTTTGAGTAGGTTGCTGGAAAGGTTGATGAAGATTGCGATCGAGAATGCGGGGGCGCAAAAAGGCTTTTTGATTTTAGAAAAAGCGGGAAACTGGGCGATTGAGGCGGAAGGTTCGGTGCAGGAGGATGAGGTTAGCGTGCTGCGATCGCTTCCTCTCAATGCAGAAGCAGCTTCTGGGGGAACTCCTTTGCTGGCTTGTGCTATCGCTAATTATGTGATTCGCACTCAGGAAAATGTGGTGTTAAATAATGCGGCTCAAGAGGGACAATTTACTCGCGATCCTTATATTGCAGCTACTCAACCGAAGTCTATTCTTTGCACTCCTCTGCTGCACCAAGGTAAGCTGACTGGCCTTCTTTATTTGGAAAATAACCTGATTGAAGGGGCTTTTACTACCGATCGGCTTGAGTTGTTAAAACTTTTATCTTCCCAAATTGCTATTTCTATTGAGAATGCTCAACTTTACGATCGATTAGGGGACTACTCGCGAACGCTGGAACGTAAGGTTATAGAAAGAACTCAAGAATTGCAACAGGAAATTGCTGTCAGAATGCAGACAGAAGTAGCCTTGGGCAAGTCTGAGGAAAAGTTTTCTAAAGCCTTTCGTTCCAGTCCTAACCCGATCGCGATCGCCCGGTTTGCAGATGGACGCTACATCGAAGTGAACGACAGTTTCCTCAGCACTTTTAGTTGCTCTCGCGAAGAGGTAATTGGTTTTACACCAATTGAGTTGAATCTTTGGGTTAATTTAGAAGAATTTGACAGATACAGACAGCAATTGCAAGAATCAGGAGTGCTTCGCAATCAGGAATTTGATTTTCGTACTGCCGCAGGCGAGGTAAGGAAGATGCTGGTATCAGCAGATATTATCGATCTGGGTGGAGAAGCCTGTATTCTCTTAGTCACTAACGACATTACCGAACGTCAAAGGGTAGAAGAAGCGCTCAAAGAAAGCGAGGCTAAATACCGTGACTTAGTTGAAACATCGCAGGATATGATTTGGTCAATTGATGTTGAAGGACGTTATACATTCGTCAACGCTGCCGTCCAACAGATTTTTGGCTACAGCCCCGAACAAATGATCGGGCGAAAATTCAGCGATTTTCAGCTACCTGAACAACTGCCCAAAGATAACGAGATATTCCAACGTATGCTGAATGGAGAGTCCGTATTTCAGTATGAAACTATACAATTAGCTAAAGATAGTAGACCTATCAATCTCCGGTTTAATTCACTTGTAGTGCGGGATTGCGAGGGAAATATTCTAGGAATAACTGGCACAGCAAGCGATATTACGGAAAGTAAAAAAGCAGAGGCAGCCTTACAACAAGCCAAAGAAGTTGCAGATGCGGCTAACCAGGCTAAAAGCGAATTTTTATCTAAAATGAGTCACGAATTGCGAACTCCCCTCAATGCAATTCTCGGCTTTACCCAAGTGTTAGCCCGAGACTCATCCCTTTCTGACGTACAGCAGGGACAGCTAGGCATCATTAGTCGTTCTGGCGAGCATTTGCTGGCACTGATTAATGACGTGCTGGAAATGTCTAAAATCGAGGCAGGTCGGATTATCTTAAATCCTACTAGCTTTGACCTGTATTATTTGCTCTATTCTCTCGAAGAAATGCTGAAAATCAAAGCTGATTCTAAAGGTTTACAGCTCTGTTGGCACATCAATTCTAACATTCCTCAGTATGTAAAAACTGACGAAAGTAAATTGCGTCAAGTCTTGATTAATCTGTTAGGAAATGCGATCAAGTTTACTGCGAAGGGAAGTGTAACGCTCCGAGTTGCAGCAATTAATGCGAAACAAAAGTCCCCCACAGACAACGAACTGCGGACTATTAGGTTTGAAGTGGAAGACACCGGTCACGGCATCGATCCTACTGAGGTAGATTCTTTATTTGAGGCTTTTGTACAAACTGACGCGGGTCGGAAATCTCAAGAAGGAACTGGCTTGGGTTTACCCATCAGCCGACAATTCGTACAACTGATGGGAGGAGACATTACCGTCAGCAGTACCTTGAATCGAGGAACTATTTTTAGTTTTTATATCCAAATTAGCTCCCCTAAGATGGCTGAAGTTCAACCTCGACAATCAAGAAGGCGGGTAATTGGTTTACAACCCAATCAACCCTCATATCGCATCTTGGTGGTTGATGATAAATGGGAAAGCCGTTTGCTATTGGTTCATCTTCTCGAACCGCTTGGCTTGGAGGTGCGCGAAGCAGTAAATGGTCAAGAAGCTATTAGAATCTGGGAAACTTGGAAACCTCACCTAATTTGGATGGATATGCAAATGCCTGTGATAGACGGGTATGAGGCCACCAGACAAATTAAAGCCAAGATTCAAGATGAGGCTACTCCGATTGTTGCGTTGACTGCTAGCGCTTTTGAGGAGGAGCGTGCTCTTGTTTTATCATCAGGCTGTGACGATTTTGTGAGCAAGCCTTTTCAAGAAGAAGTTATTTTTGCCAAAATGGCTGAACATTTAGGGGTAGAGTATATTTATGAAGATTTACCGAACTTTACATCATCTCAGCTTGAGGGTCAAGACTTGAGTGTAAAAGAAGGAGAAAAAACTGAATTTTTGAGGACGACTTTAGCGGCAATGCCTGCGGACTGGGTGAGACAGTTACATCATGGAGCTATTGATGCTGATGCCGACCAGATTTTAAGTTTAGTCGGCACAATCCCCGAATATAATAAGTCTTTCGCGGAGACCATCGCTGATTGGGCTAACAACTTTCGTTTTGATAAAATTACTGACTTAACAGAAAGATTTATTCCATGA
- a CDS encoding sensor histidine kinase produces the protein MNSLQLESHVANILVVDDTPDNLRLLSTMLRDKGYKVRGVINGQMALKAARSTPPDLILLDISMPQMNGYEVCQHLKADARTSGIPVIFLSALDRVLDKVKAFAVGGVDYITKPFHLEEVLARVENQLTIQRLQKKLHEQNARLRESEAKERKKSQQLELALQQLQHTQAQLIQSEKMSSLGNVVAGVAHEINNPISFIKGNLSPVTEYTQDLLRLVQLYEEDFPNPTAAIQEQLEAMDLTFLSNDLPKLIASMRIGADRIEEIVRSLRNFSRLDESELKAVDIHEGLESTLMILQHRLKDEAAQTIIKVVKEYEDLPKIECYAGQMNQVFMNVLTNAIDALQSQKSSANDVDDSSPIPTITICTKLLSECQVGIYITDNGPGITEDIQQRIFEPFFTTKKVGQGKGLGLSISYAIVVENHGGQLRCLSIPDRGATLEIEIPIHHSKKRFYKEDFVGYKPH, from the coding sequence ATGAACAGCCTGCAATTAGAATCTCATGTTGCCAATATTTTAGTGGTTGACGATACCCCAGACAACCTGCGTCTTTTATCCACTATGCTGAGAGACAAAGGATATAAAGTTAGGGGCGTAATAAACGGGCAAATGGCATTAAAAGCAGCACGTTCAACCCCGCCAGATTTGATTTTGCTCGACATCTCTATGCCCCAGATGAACGGCTACGAAGTTTGCCAACATTTAAAAGCGGATGCCAGAACTTCGGGTATTCCAGTTATTTTCTTGAGCGCCCTAGATCGAGTGTTGGATAAAGTCAAAGCATTTGCTGTAGGAGGAGTAGACTACATCACCAAGCCATTTCATTTAGAAGAAGTTTTAGCTCGTGTCGAAAATCAACTAACTATTCAGCGTTTGCAAAAAAAATTGCACGAGCAAAATGCGCGATTGCGGGAGTCCGAGGCTAAGGAGCGGAAGAAATCCCAGCAGCTAGAGCTGGCTCTACAACAGTTACAACATACGCAAGCTCAACTCATCCAAAGCGAGAAAATGTCAAGTTTGGGGAATGTCGTAGCGGGGGTAGCTCACGAAATTAACAATCCGATTAGTTTCATTAAAGGGAACCTCTCTCCGGTAACAGAGTACACTCAAGATTTGCTGAGGCTGGTGCAACTCTACGAAGAAGATTTTCCCAATCCCACAGCAGCTATCCAGGAACAATTGGAGGCGATGGATCTCACTTTTCTGAGCAATGACTTGCCGAAGTTAATTGCTTCTATGAGAATAGGAGCTGACCGGATCGAAGAAATAGTCCGATCGCTGCGGAATTTTTCCCGACTCGATGAATCTGAGTTGAAAGCGGTGGATATCCATGAAGGACTTGAGAGTACGCTGATGATTTTGCAGCATCGGCTGAAAGATGAAGCAGCTCAAACGATAATTAAAGTGGTAAAAGAGTATGAGGATCTGCCTAAGATAGAATGCTACGCGGGGCAAATGAATCAAGTTTTTATGAACGTCCTGACTAATGCGATTGATGCGTTGCAATCACAAAAAAGTTCGGCAAACGATGTAGATGATAGCAGCCCAATCCCTACTATTACTATTTGCACGAAGTTACTCTCGGAATGTCAAGTGGGTATTTATATTACTGATAATGGGCCGGGCATAACCGAAGATATTCAACAGCGCATATTTGAGCCATTTTTTACAACGAAGAAAGTGGGTCAAGGAAAGGGTTTGGGGTTATCGATTAGCTATGCTATTGTAGTGGAAAACCACGGCGGGCAACTCCGTTGTCTTTCGATACCAGATCGAGGGGCGACATTGGAAATCGAAATTCCGATTCACCACTCTAAAAAACGTTTTTATAAAGAAGATTTTGTCGGTTATAAGCCGCACTAA
- a CDS encoding alpha/beta hydrolase family protein, translated as MMNLTAHFFSEKALAIVCVIAAFVVLGGKVFATAIDYAPPFKETSFYSTTISANNDLGDIYYPKPSDLNSGNYSFPIVLLLQGALVDKSFYSDYASHVARYGFVVVVPNHLRPSPFNPTSPPNLASETSQIAAVLSQMAIENKKPTSPIASVIDTQRLGLLGHSFGGAVGLSVIANKCLPELYLCQEPFTRPKELLAGAFFGANLRNPISNEFVAIANDGIAVALIQGGIDGVALPDRSHSTFDQIQTPPKALITVMGANHFSITNVNNPAGANPDRNTATLEQAVGIETIARWSALFLRANMLKDRAAFDYIYSQGDALDPNVRVTSVAVPKPSSK; from the coding sequence ATGATGAATTTAACCGCTCATTTTTTTTCAGAAAAAGCCCTAGCAATTGTTTGTGTAATTGCTGCGTTTGTTGTCCTTGGGGGCAAAGTCTTTGCCACAGCAATCGATTATGCACCGCCATTTAAAGAAACCAGCTTTTACAGTACGACGATATCTGCTAATAACGATTTAGGTGACATTTATTATCCTAAACCATCGGATCTTAATTCGGGTAATTACTCTTTCCCCATTGTACTTTTATTGCAAGGTGCGCTGGTAGATAAATCCTTTTATTCAGATTACGCTAGCCACGTGGCGCGGTACGGCTTTGTGGTAGTCGTTCCGAACCATTTGCGCCCTTCGCCCTTCAATCCCACTTCACCGCCTAATTTGGCGTCGGAAACTTCGCAAATTGCGGCGGTTTTGTCGCAGATGGCGATCGAAAACAAAAAGCCCACATCTCCGATCGCGTCTGTTATCGATACGCAGCGCCTGGGTTTATTGGGTCATTCTTTTGGTGGTGCAGTGGGGTTATCGGTGATTGCTAACAAATGTCTCCCAGAATTGTATTTGTGTCAAGAGCCATTTACGCGCCCGAAAGAACTATTAGCGGGTGCATTTTTTGGAGCTAACTTACGCAATCCGATTTCAAATGAATTTGTCGCCATCGCTAATGATGGCATTGCAGTGGCGTTGATTCAAGGCGGTATCGATGGTGTCGCCCTGCCCGATCGATCTCACAGCACCTTTGACCAAATTCAAACACCACCCAAAGCTTTGATTACTGTTATGGGTGCAAATCACTTTAGCATCACTAATGTTAATAACCCTGCGGGTGCGAACCCCGATCGCAATACTGCTACCTTAGAGCAAGCCGTGGGTATTGAAACGATCGCCCGTTGGAGCGCCCTGTTTTTGCGGGCAAATATGCTTAAAGATCGAGCTGCATTTGATTATATTTACTCTCAAGGTGACGCCCTCGATCCGAATGTCCGTGTTACCAGCGTTGCAGTTCCCAAACCATCTTCTAAGTAG